From a region of the Polynucleobacter corsicus genome:
- a CDS encoding mandelate racemase/muconate lactonizing enzyme family protein, with amino-acid sequence MPIIESVSVAAVAVPLDKVTSFSTRTVSERHYCLVKVRGKDGNEGIGFCYVGSAGGDIAKIAVEQLLAPKLIGQNSHRSEGLWMDMYNESILQGRAGAVMRGISILDTALWDLNARAAKLPLHQYLGSVVDDRVPAYASGGYYLDGKTPAMLGKEMESYVKQGFKAVKMKVGRLSPREEEARVKAARKAVGEDVLLTLDANNAWRDLPTALEYIRRFEAYNPYWIEEPFSPDAIDLHAVLARQTKINVATGEMEAGRWRFRELIESGGVAILQSDAAVCGGITEWRRISAYADLKGVIVCPHWMHDLHAPLVAATPNARFVEFFLDDQVLNFRRLINKQLTFKNGDLILHKTPGLGFEFDETAIKKYAGKAAWTKII; translated from the coding sequence ATGCCCATTATTGAGTCAGTATCAGTTGCTGCAGTAGCGGTGCCCCTAGATAAGGTTACCTCCTTCTCCACTCGAACGGTTTCAGAGCGGCACTATTGCTTGGTTAAAGTGCGGGGCAAAGATGGCAATGAGGGTATTGGGTTTTGCTATGTCGGCAGTGCGGGTGGAGATATTGCCAAGATTGCCGTTGAGCAATTGCTGGCCCCAAAATTGATTGGTCAAAATAGTCATCGCAGCGAAGGTCTGTGGATGGACATGTATAACGAGTCTATCTTGCAAGGGCGCGCTGGCGCAGTCATGCGCGGCATCTCTATTCTTGATACCGCCCTCTGGGACTTAAATGCCCGTGCCGCGAAACTACCTCTTCACCAATACTTGGGGTCGGTCGTAGATGATCGCGTTCCAGCTTATGCCAGCGGTGGTTACTACCTTGATGGTAAAACCCCTGCCATGTTGGGTAAAGAAATGGAGTCCTACGTAAAACAGGGCTTTAAGGCCGTCAAAATGAAAGTAGGGCGCCTGTCCCCAAGAGAAGAGGAAGCTCGGGTTAAAGCTGCTCGTAAGGCCGTAGGTGAGGATGTTTTGCTGACCTTAGATGCTAACAATGCTTGGCGTGACCTGCCGACTGCTCTTGAATATATTCGCCGCTTTGAGGCATACAACCCCTATTGGATCGAAGAGCCATTCTCCCCAGATGCTATCGATCTACATGCGGTCCTAGCCCGTCAAACTAAGATCAACGTGGCTACTGGTGAGATGGAGGCTGGACGCTGGCGTTTTAGGGAGTTAATTGAATCTGGTGGCGTCGCTATTTTGCAGTCTGATGCGGCAGTCTGTGGCGGTATCACTGAGTGGCGTCGTATTTCTGCTTATGCGGATTTAAAGGGTGTGATTGTTTGCCCACATTGGATGCATGATCTGCATGCTCCTTTAGTGGCAGCAACACCAAATGCGCGTTTTGTGGAATTCTTCTTGGATGATCAGGTTTTGAACTTCCGTAGATTGATTAATAAGCAGCTCACCTTCAAGAATGGTGATCTGATCTTGCATAAGACGCCAGGCTTAGGATTTGAGTTTGATGAAACTGCTATCAAAAAGTATGCTGGTAAGGCTGCTTGGACCAAGATTATTTAA
- a CDS encoding M23 family metallopeptidase encodes MKKIASQLPYLLRNVISVVGLSLIVLVSSANAQQASPTSKTNKTPQVKQKTVSASNKQVGIQLKENSLNRSTKSMNLNPELFKRIESADSNGSGANLDYRVQRGCLRRSFSEENLPANLGLENREFNDFFKSQTKGFFNRMRGNCIPYALALGNRNRFESLSVMNGPIQDAKTEIWTFTPSAAGNFLIQQDYLRDESKRFTEIQLPLSTVFYDPKKVGDKLPVELVWELNSIIKQIYPEENNALENTNSIVRLIVDFGDKERWAQIWAVEIIEPSSSEVFASAFWVERSDIPGSFYTASGESIERTFWTNPLSYRRISRGVGSVRASSKKAAPPKNGSAVAAAPKQRYRTHMGIDYAAPIGTPIFSVATGKIVHLGYSGAFGNLIILEHPGNYRTYYAHLSNYNSELEVGNEVRRGLEIGYVGSTGRSTGPHLHFELRKDGVYVDPYAVKTQLDLWSMRDSDSGLLTREILLLGTPPIN; translated from the coding sequence GTGAAAAAAATAGCGAGCCAATTACCTTACTTATTAAGAAACGTCATCAGCGTTGTTGGACTCTCTCTGATCGTACTGGTTTCTAGTGCGAACGCTCAACAAGCAAGTCCAACGAGCAAAACTAACAAAACTCCTCAGGTAAAGCAAAAAACAGTCAGTGCTAGTAATAAGCAGGTTGGCATTCAGCTGAAAGAAAATTCACTCAATCGCTCTACCAAAAGTATGAACTTAAATCCTGAATTATTTAAACGGATTGAGAGCGCGGATAGCAATGGAAGCGGTGCGAATCTGGACTATCGCGTCCAACGTGGTTGCCTGCGTCGAAGTTTTAGCGAAGAAAATCTTCCCGCGAATCTGGGTTTAGAAAACCGAGAATTCAATGATTTCTTTAAATCTCAAACTAAAGGTTTTTTTAATCGGATGCGGGGCAATTGCATTCCTTATGCACTAGCCCTCGGCAACCGCAACCGCTTTGAATCCCTGAGCGTCATGAATGGCCCGATACAGGATGCTAAGACTGAGATTTGGACTTTTACACCATCAGCAGCGGGTAACTTTTTAATTCAACAGGACTATCTCAGAGATGAGTCTAAGCGTTTTACGGAAATTCAACTGCCTCTGAGTACTGTTTTTTATGATCCCAAAAAAGTGGGGGATAAATTACCCGTTGAACTGGTTTGGGAACTGAACTCGATCATCAAACAAATTTACCCTGAAGAAAATAATGCGCTTGAAAATACCAATAGCATTGTTCGCCTGATTGTGGATTTTGGCGATAAGGAGCGTTGGGCTCAAATTTGGGCGGTGGAAATCATTGAACCGTCCTCAAGTGAAGTATTTGCCAGCGCTTTTTGGGTCGAAAGAAGTGATATTCCTGGGAGCTTTTATACCGCCAGCGGAGAATCGATTGAACGTACTTTCTGGACCAACCCCCTGAGCTATCGACGCATCTCTCGCGGGGTTGGTAGTGTCAGAGCATCAAGCAAAAAAGCTGCGCCACCAAAGAACGGTAGCGCTGTTGCTGCCGCTCCCAAGCAAAGATATCGCACCCATATGGGAATTGATTATGCGGCACCAATTGGGACGCCAATCTTTAGCGTAGCTACAGGCAAGATAGTGCATTTGGGCTATAGCGGCGCGTTCGGCAACCTCATCATTCTTGAGCATCCTGGTAACTACCGCACCTACTATGCCCACTTGAGTAACTACAACTCAGAACTAGAAGTGGGCAATGAAGTACGGCGTGGCCTAGAGATTGGCTATGTTGGATCAACCGGACGCTCGACTGGCCCCCATCTTCATTTTGAATTAAGAAAGGATGGGGTCTATGTTGATCCCTATGCTGTAAAAACTCAGCTAGATTTATGGAGTATGCGCGATAGTGACAGTGGATTGCTAACCCGAGAAATTCTATTACTAGGTACACCACCAATCAACTAA
- a CDS encoding TRAP transporter permease: MNQNVIDNETQEKLDAFIKQEEGDSNDYKGLLAVFISLVAIGMSLFHLYAAYSIVPTHQLRVIHVALVLFLVFLSFPITARFKNQLKFWDVLFAICSVAIAYYILAGGDDLMDRNTAPNSTDVMVGIALILLILEGVRRTNGMVLVTVTVLFLLYAFFGNYLPAPWTHKGYGLDRLVGYMYMSLEGIYGTAVDVSATLIILFTIFGAFLQFTGAGKFFIDFSFAAMGGKSSGVGRTIVLSSFLMGGPSGSGVATTVTVGSVAAPMLDKVGYDKNAAGGLLAAGGLGAIISPPVLGAAAFLIADFLKISYLDVLLMATIPTILFYLGLFVMVEIDVRKYGMKNIHFPSAESAWQLTKKYWFHFFSLISIVVFMMFGFSPVMSVFWATVVSAFSSMLREDTAIIPWAWFKGKEPILSGLYNSSLSKALSSGSTGVLAIAATCAGAGLIVGTVTLTGLGLKFSSIVIQYAGGSLLLTAIFTALIVWIVGLAVPVTASYIICAVIAAPALINLGVPAFAAHMFIFYYAVLSEVSPPTALSPFAAAAICKGNPYKTTLQTWKYVAPAILVPFMFVLDESGVSLLLMGSTSALEQADWMQIAWISFTAVVGIICLAGGLQGWFIEKTKVFERVIMVISGVALAYPSTEADLIGFIGFALVLVTQLMTHYKLNPKST; the protein is encoded by the coding sequence ATGAATCAGAATGTAATTGATAACGAAACCCAAGAAAAATTAGATGCCTTCATTAAGCAAGAAGAGGGTGATTCTAATGACTACAAAGGTCTACTAGCTGTATTCATTTCTCTGGTGGCAATAGGCATGTCTTTGTTTCATCTATATGCAGCCTACTCGATCGTTCCAACGCATCAGCTCAGAGTGATTCACGTTGCCCTAGTCTTGTTTCTAGTGTTCTTAAGCTTTCCTATTACCGCTCGCTTTAAAAACCAGTTGAAATTTTGGGATGTTTTATTTGCCATATGCTCAGTTGCTATCGCCTATTACATTCTGGCAGGCGGCGATGATCTCATGGACAGAAACACCGCCCCAAACTCTACTGATGTCATGGTTGGTATCGCTCTCATACTGCTCATCCTTGAGGGCGTGAGAAGAACCAACGGTATGGTGCTCGTCACCGTTACTGTACTTTTCTTGTTATATGCTTTCTTTGGCAACTATCTTCCAGCCCCATGGACTCACAAAGGTTACGGCTTAGATCGACTCGTGGGTTATATGTACATGAGTCTAGAGGGCATCTATGGCACCGCAGTCGACGTCTCTGCAACCCTGATTATTCTTTTCACTATCTTTGGCGCCTTTTTGCAATTTACTGGCGCAGGAAAATTCTTTATCGATTTCTCTTTTGCTGCAATGGGCGGCAAATCATCTGGGGTAGGTAGAACGATTGTTTTGTCCTCCTTCCTCATGGGCGGCCCATCAGGATCAGGTGTAGCAACTACCGTTACGGTCGGCTCTGTAGCCGCGCCGATGCTTGACAAAGTAGGATACGATAAAAATGCCGCAGGTGGTCTTTTAGCTGCAGGCGGACTTGGTGCGATCATCTCACCACCAGTGTTAGGAGCAGCCGCCTTTCTGATTGCTGACTTCCTCAAAATCTCTTACTTAGATGTGTTGCTCATGGCAACTATTCCCACAATTCTGTTCTACCTTGGCTTGTTTGTCATGGTTGAAATCGACGTACGCAAGTACGGCATGAAAAATATTCACTTTCCATCGGCGGAAAGCGCCTGGCAGTTAACCAAAAAATATTGGTTTCATTTTTTCTCTTTAATTTCTATTGTAGTTTTCATGATGTTTGGCTTCTCGCCAGTGATGTCAGTATTTTGGGCAACCGTTGTTTCTGCGTTTTCTAGCATGTTGCGCGAAGATACTGCGATCATTCCATGGGCCTGGTTTAAAGGTAAAGAACCGATACTCTCCGGTCTTTACAATTCGAGTTTATCGAAGGCACTCTCGTCTGGCTCTACAGGCGTATTGGCAATTGCAGCAACGTGTGCGGGCGCAGGCCTCATCGTTGGTACTGTTACCCTCACTGGCCTAGGTCTCAAATTTAGCTCCATCGTGATTCAATATGCGGGAGGCTCATTGCTGTTAACGGCCATCTTTACAGCATTGATTGTCTGGATCGTCGGCCTCGCAGTACCAGTAACCGCCTCTTATATTATTTGCGCTGTAATCGCTGCGCCGGCACTCATTAACTTAGGTGTGCCTGCATTTGCTGCACATATGTTCATCTTCTATTACGCGGTACTTTCAGAGGTGTCACCCCCAACTGCACTTTCTCCTTTTGCAGCAGCGGCAATCTGCAAAGGCAATCCCTACAAGACAACGCTACAGACATGGAAGTATGTTGCTCCAGCGATCTTGGTGCCATTTATGTTTGTCCTCGATGAATCAGGCGTGAGCTTACTTCTGATGGGCTCTACCAGCGCTCTAGAGCAGGCTGACTGGATGCAGATTGCCTGGATTTCATTTACTGCCGTAGTTGGCATCATCTGTTTGGCTGGTGGCTTACAGGGTTGGTTTATTGAAAAAACCAAAGTATTTGAGCGCGTCATCATGGTGATCTCCGGGGTGGCTTTAGCCTATCCCTCTACGGAAGCTGATCTGATTGGTTTTATTGGTTTTGCTTTGGTACTGGTCACCCAACTCATGACCCACTACAAACTCAATCCCAAATCCACCTGA
- a CDS encoding DUF2177 family protein, which yields MLKYFAVYFSFLSTLIIIDLIWLLGIARNLYRDEMDSLMASEPKLWAGLAFYLLYALGASIFVIFPAISKQSWMYAAQYGALFGFFCYMTYDLTNLAVIRDFPMRLAFVDIAWGSAVTALSTTIAYWVGNRMA from the coding sequence TTGCTCAAGTACTTTGCAGTGTATTTTTCATTTCTCTCAACATTGATCATCATTGATTTAATTTGGTTGCTTGGCATTGCCAGAAACCTCTATCGTGACGAAATGGACTCGCTCATGGCTAGCGAGCCAAAGCTGTGGGCAGGACTAGCTTTTTATCTCTTGTATGCGCTTGGGGCATCGATTTTCGTAATCTTTCCAGCAATTTCAAAACAATCCTGGATGTATGCAGCGCAGTATGGCGCCCTATTTGGGTTCTTTTGTTATATGACTTACGATCTCACTAATCTTGCAGTGATTCGCGACTTTCCTATGCGCCTGGCATTTGTAGACATTGCCTGGGGATCTGCTGTTACCGCACTATCCACAACGATTGCCTACTGGGTTGGCAATCGGATGGCTTAA
- a CDS encoding universal stress protein: MFKRLLVPVDGSDVSKKSLKKVAELAKAHKAAVTLVYVSDPMPPMVYSDSSMGYVISQKDHKKVCEAYANDVFKKASLLLGASIKVSTLHIPNSNLSEGILDGAKKSKADVIVMASHKRTGIKSVLLGSETHEVIVHSKIPVLVLG; the protein is encoded by the coding sequence ATGTTTAAGCGCTTATTAGTACCAGTCGATGGTTCAGATGTGAGCAAAAAGTCCTTAAAGAAGGTAGCTGAGCTTGCAAAGGCTCATAAAGCTGCGGTGACACTGGTTTATGTTTCCGATCCAATGCCACCAATGGTGTACTCCGATAGCTCTATGGGCTACGTAATTTCTCAAAAAGACCATAAGAAGGTCTGTGAAGCATACGCCAATGATGTCTTTAAAAAGGCCTCTCTTTTATTGGGTGCCAGCATAAAAGTAAGCACCCTTCATATCCCTAATAGCAATTTATCAGAGGGTATTTTGGATGGCGCCAAGAAATCGAAAGCTGACGTAATTGTGATGGCCTCACATAAGCGTACTGGTATTAAGAGCGTCTTATTGGGTAGCGAAACGCACGAGGTGATTGTGCATTCCAAGATACCGGTATTGGTACTTGGTTAA